Within Amedibacterium intestinale, the genomic segment TGTCTTTTTTGCCATGCTGGCAGGATGGGCATTTGTAGATTTTGATGCTTTCTGGACGACATTCCATAAAATTTTTTTCTCAAATGATTTGTGGCTGTTAGATCCAGCAACGGATTTAATGATCAATTTGTTCCCGGCAGAATTCTTTTCTAAACTTGTGTTTCGCATCGTTGGTATGTTTGTAGCTAGTGGAGGAGCACTTTTCTTAGGGGGGTATTTCTATCTGCGTCATCAGTTAAATAAACTTAAGGGTAATGAAGATGCTGCATAGAAAGTTGATTTTAGCCAGTGCTTCACCAAGAAGAAAAGAATTGATGGAAGATATAGGGTTTCCATTTACAATTGCATGTGCTGAAATTGAAGAAGTACTTCAAAAGGATATTCCAGTAGAAAAAGCAATTGAGCAGATAGCTTTATCGAAAGCCCAAAATGTATTTCTGCGAAATCCAGAAGCTATGGTGCTTGGGTGTGATACTGTAGTATGTTATGGAAAAGAAGTACTTGGAAAACCCAAAGATAAAGATGATGCATACCGCATGTTAAAAATGTTAAGCGGGAAAACACACCGTGTGATAAGTGCAGTTGCTTTACTTCAGAAGGGGCATTGTGATGTGTTTCATGATGTAAGTGAAGTTACTTTTTATGATTTAGATGACGATTTGATTTCCTATTATTTGTCTTTGGATGAACCATATGATAAAGCAGGTTCTTATGGAATACAGGGAAAAGGAAAACTGCTTGTTAAAGAATTACGTGGAGATTATTTTAGTGTAATGGGATTACCTGTCGCAAAAGTATATAGACTTCTTAAAAAGTATGAAAAGTAATATTGAAAAAAAGAAGATGACCTATTATAATGTAATAGGTTTTATATGCCGGTATAGTATAGTGGTAATACAAAGCAATGGTAATGCTTAGCGCTCAGTTCAATTCTGGGTACCGGCACCATGTACGTCTGAAGCCTTTCGTTAGGAAGGGCTTTTTTTGTAAAGTAAATACCATGCGTGTGGTAATAGAGCTTTTAGTGTAAAAAAACCTCCTATGCAATATAATGAAATTGGCCGGGTAGCCAAAACGAAGGCATAGGAGGAATATGAAATGAATGACAAGAATAGTTTATCACACACATCATATAGGTGTAAATATCACATCATAATACTATCAAAATATAGAAGAATGGTAATATATAACAAATTAAGAAAAGATATAGGACAGATATTGACGATGCTGATATTCTATTTCAAAAAATATATGATTATATTTTTTTGTTATTATTACATATTGTCGTGTAGGTTAACAATATAGTGGTAATGATTGAAGAATCTGAAAAATATTACATGAAAAGTAAAATTAAAAGAATTAATGGGAGATGCAAGAAAAACAATATTTAGCATATATGCGCATTGGTTGAAAGAAAAAGATTAATACATATGTGAATTAAAATCTCTGCAAGAATTGTTGGATATAGGAGTGATTACTGAAGAAACATTTTCCATGAAGAAAAAACAATTATCAGGAATATGAAAGCTTAAAAATATTTATTTTTCAAAACATTAAATCATCATTAACTATATGATATGTATTTAACTAAATATTAAATAAATTTTACCTTCTTTTATATTTTCGTATTAAAAATGGTTGTTGTATTTTAGTTATATAAGAAGATAAATATTAGTCCTGAGGAAGTTTAGGGTAATCTTGCCAATCTTTTGGAAAACCTAAAGCATTTAAAATCAAATTATGATCGACAGTTTTAATCTTTTTTTTGAGTTGTACCATTCGGCTTCTTAAAGAATTGCTAGTTATCGCAAACTGATTTCTTGACATAAAAACTTGCATAACGATAAAAGTATTGTAGATATTTTGTCGTGATGAATTAGGTAAAATTCCATAATTTGAATGTAATTCATTTATGTATAGTGTATTTTTTCTACAAGTATAGTCTAAAAATTTATTTCCATGTGCAACAATATTCCTGATTTCGCGAATATTATCTAGAAAAGATATTATATGTTTGTAAGTTAATTTGATATTTTGATACTCAATGTTTTCTGATAAAAACCCAGAGAAGGTTTTTGCAATTTTATTTTTTTCGCTATCTTTCATATGTTTATAAAATGTTATTGTTTCTCCAAGAGTCATATAGTTTATAAGTACCCATAAAGGAACATTATTATGTTGGTTCATATAATGCTTAATAGAGTTTGGTGATTTCTCTTTCGCTTTTTTTGTTATTATTCTTGATAGTCCTGCAATAGTTTGTGTAACTTCAATAATATTATCATCTTTAAAGTTATTTGCAATTAAATATGAATAGTTTTCTCGATGATTTTCTGAAAAATAATAAGCTATCATAGACTTAAATTTTTTTTCAATCTCAAGAATTGCTTTAAAAAAGATTCCTTTTATTTCTTTGTCAAAATAATATATATGCGAAATTTCATCAAATGATGTACCATTTATATAGTGATCATTAGAATCCATAAAAAATTTACTATAATAATTTATTACATTATAGTAATTATTACATAATAAATATTTTTTGGCTGTTTCTTCGTTACTAAATGTTAACCCCCTAGATTTTAGAATAGCTATTTGTTCATCAATAGTTTTGAATGGTTTAGTCATAATTTATAATACACTCCTTAAACAAAAAGCCTCTCAATAGTGAGAGGCTTCTGCGCAGATAGGTTCACATAGAATTCTCTATCGCTTATCGTGTGAATATTATATTGCTTTTTTCAGTTGTTGTCAATAGAAAAAACAAAAACCTCTCACAATAATGAGAGGCTTCTGCGCAGATAGGTTCACATAGAATTCTCTACCGCTGCCTTTATTACTATATGCACTAAACATAAAAAAATACATGAAAAATATATTAAACATATAAAAATGTGGTTTGTTAAACTTTGATTTCTTTATTGATTATGGGTTTTCGTATTTAAAAAGAGGTTCTACAATCGTTAATTAATATTCTTGACTTGTTATTAGTTTGTATTATATCCTCGTTAACTTATTTATTATTTTGATAATTTCTTTTTCAGTTAGACATTATATAACTGAATCTCATTATTAGTTTCATTATCTCGATTAATTTTGAAACCTCTTTGTATTACAGATAAGAATTTTTACAATCTCTCTTTCTATATTCCATATTTTTGCTTTTATATATTTCATTAATGCCTACAAGATAATGCATTGTCTACATAAAATATAAGGAAACAGGATTAAGTGTTTAATGTCTTGGAAAGACTGTAAACTTAACCGGAAAGAGGAGATGTGTATGAAAATAAAAAAGTATGCATTTAAATCCTGGCTAAAAGCAGCATCCATAAGGGCATTAAAAACAATGGCACAATCGGCAATCGGTATGATTGGGGCATCCACTATGATTCAAGATGTAAATTGGATTATGATTGTATCAAGTGTTGTATTAGCGGGGGTTTTATCGGTTTTAACTTCTATAGCTGGTTTACCTGAAGTTCCAGAGCTTACGGAAGAATAAGAGACTATGAAAGGAGGAAAAATGTATGACATTAAAATTTATTGATGTTGCCAGCTATCAGGCTGGATTAGATTTATCAAAAATTCAAACGGATGGAGTTATGATAAAGGCTACCGAGGGAATAGGGTATGTAAATCCTTATTGTGATGAATTTTTTCAACAAGGCTTAAAGTTAGGGAAGCTGCTGGGGGTATATCATTTCGCAAGAAATGCCAGTGGAAATACGCCTCAAAAAGAAGCAGATTATTTTATTCAACATACAAAAGGATATATAGGAAAAGCGATTCCTGTATTGGATTGGGAAGATAAGAATACTGGTGAAGTTACATGGGCATTCCAGTGGCTGCAAATTGTGGAAAAAGCATATGGGTGCAAACCATGGATTTATATGAGTGAATATGTAGAGAATTCACATAACTGGAAGAAAGTGGCAGAAGCAGGTTATGGATTATGGATTGCGAAATATCGTGATAATGTAATTGATAAAAACTGGGATATGAAGAATGCAGGGCCAATTCCGACAGTGAAAGATTGGAAATTTTATGCGGCATGGCAGTGGACTTCTAGCCTTGTACTTGATGGTTGGAGTGGAAAACTTGATGGCAGCATCTTTTATGGGGATAAGAATGCATGGAGGAAATATATAAATAATGAAATAAAACCACTTCCGCCAAAACCAAATAGTACAAAATATAAAACTGGTGATATTGTTAATATTAATGGAATTTATATTTCAAAAGAAAAATTAAAACCGGCTATTACAAGTGGAACAATTACAAAGATTTATCCTGAAGCAAAGAATCAGTATTTAATTGGCAATGGTACAGGATTTGTAAATGATTCTTGTATTATAGGAATTCATTCTTCAAAAGTATTAAAGGTAGGGATGAAGGCAAAACCTAAAAAAGCTGTATCATATGATGGGATCAACCTTGATTCATCTGTAACTAAGAAAAGCTATAAAGTAATTGAGATAAAAGGGAAGCGTGTTGTACTTGGAGATGGATTGAATACGGCTTTTCATATAGATAACTTATCATATTAAATGTCTTTCTATAACAAAAAGGTGAGTAAAATACTTTGGTATGTAAGAAGTATGATTACTCACCTTTATGAAATTTATATGTTAAAATGATGGATAGTTTTTCTGTTTGTGAAATATAAAAAAACATCCTTTCGGATGTATCTTTTTAAATGGCGGAGTAGGAGAGATTTGAACTCTCGCGCCAGTTTCCCGACCTATACCCTTAGCAGGGGCACCTCTTCAGCCTCTTGAGTACTACTCCATATCTGAATCGCAACAATTTCGTTTGCCATGAAAGTATATCACAGGAGAAAATAAATGTCTATAGAAAAATTAAAAAAAAGATGACTTTTTATGAATCAAAAAGGACTTTTCAGAAAGTTTTTATATTATGAATTAAAAATAGATAGTTTGACAGACATTTTATAGTATGTTAAATTAATAAATAGGCGTTGAAATAAAGGAGGTATCCTTATGGAGATAAAATCAAAAAAGGAACTCATTGATTATATAAATAAGATTTCACAGAAATTATCAAAACAAGCTAAAAATCTAAAAAATAACTTACAGGAACTTGTTCTTAAACTAAAAGAGCATAAATTACCTGAATTAAAAAAAGTGAGAGATGAAAATCAGGTAAAAAAATATCGCATATTTTTTGTGTCTGACATGGATGAAGAAGAAGCGTTTCTACATGAAATGTCTATAAAAGGCATGCACTTTAAAGAAAAAAAGGGCATTCGTTATATTTTTGATAAAGGGGAGCCTAGCAATTCTTTCTATCATTTGGGATATTATGAAAAAGATAAGATGGATGGGGAACGATATTTAAAAAATTATGAAGAAGCAGGATGGAAGAGCGTATTCCATGAAAAAGCAGAATTTGATGGTACATGGCATTATTTTAGATTGGATCTTCCAGAAAACGAGGTAGCGCCTCAAATATTTAGTGATCGTATATCCAGAATGGCATTGTATCAGCGATTGCTGGCAAGCTGGCAGACTTTGATCGTTATGCTTGTTGTATGTCTTTTGATCATGAGTGGAATCTTTGTATTTACATTGATGAATCCATCAAATGCGCAGCGCATGATCTTAGTTTTGTGCTTATTGGTTATTTTATTAACTGCTGGTGCGGTTTTATTGTATTTATACATCTATTTAAAAGTACACGCTAAATATCAGGAATTTACATATAAATATGGAAAAAGACAGTTTGAATAAAGCTGTTTTTTTGTTATGTTTAATGATATAAAAAAACGTATCTGGGAAGATACATTTTTAGCGTATGTTAAGTTTTCGTTTCATTACTTCTGGATTTGTTGCATATAGAAGTGCTGTTTCCTGGGTAATATTTCCTTTTTTGTATAATTCATATAGACTATTTTCCATACTTGTCATTGTACTGTTTCCACTGGATGTAAGCATCGCATCAATTTGGTGTATTTTGTTTTCTCTGATAAGGTTTTTGATTGCCGGTGTTGTATTCATGATTTCAAAGACAGGAATCAGTTTTCCATCAGCAGAGGGTACTAATTGCTGCGATATAACAGTTTCTAATGACATGGCAAGCTGAAGTCTTACTTGATGCTGCTGATTGGCAGGGAAGACATCAATGATACGATCTATTGTAGTAGCTGCACCAAGTGTATGCAGGGTTGATATAACTGTATGCCCTGTTTCTGCAGCAGTTAAGGCGATGTTTATTGTTTCATAGTCTCTCATCTCTCCTAATAAAATAACATCAGGCGCTTGTCGCAAAGCAGCTCTCAATGCATTTACATAGGATTCACTGTCAATTGATATTTCTCGCTGTGACACAATACTTTTTTTATGGGAGTGCAAATGTTCAATTGGATCTTCCAGTGTGATAATATGTTTTGCATATGTTTTATTAATATAGTCGATCATACAAGCCTGTGTTGTACTTTTTCCCATTCCCGCAGGTCCTGTCACAAGAACAAGTCCTTTTTTAATATCTGCTAGTTTTATAATGTTTTGTGGGATTCCAATAGATTCAGGATCAGGAAGAGCAAAAGATATAACACGAATAACAGCCGCATAAGAACCGCGTTGTTTATAAGTGCTGACACGAAATCTTGATAATCCTGCTATAGAGAAAGAGAAGTCATCGTCTCCTTTTTCCTGCAGCTTGTCTTGACTTCTGTTGCTGGCAAATTCGTAAATTTGTGTAATTAAAATACGTGTATCATCAGGAAGAAGTCTTTTTTCTTCTAACGTATGCATTTGATGAAAGACTTTTATGGTAACGGGCTGTCCTGCGATAATAAAAATATCAGATGCATTTTGTTCTACTGAACGCTGTAAAAGTTCTTGAATGTTCATTGTCATTCCTCCTATAAAACTTGTAAACCATCATCTTTTTTCCACTCTGTATTTGGGGATGAAGCCCATGTTTGTACTTCATACAATTTATCACCTGGATAAAGGATGTTTAAAGTAACGTGCAGAGTAGTTGTATCATTTTTTACTTGAAAGTGAAACTGATGATCTTTATAAGTGCTTTGTGGTACTAGAGTGGTTAACTGCTTTGTTTTAGTGAAATATTCTTCTTTAGAGGAAGAAGATTGATAATAGGTATATAAAGCATCATCAATTTGTTTTAAGTATTCTTCTCCCTGAGAAGACAGAGCATAATATTGTTCTTTCTGCTGAATGCTTTTATTTGTTAATCGTGCATTGGATCTTGCACTAGATAAAGAAAGAAGTGCAAATACAACAATAGCTAAAATAATAAAGATACTCATAAAAGAGATAATGCCGATATTCATCGTTAGTTTATGTTCTTTCATAACGTTCATCTCCTTTATAGTTTTTTCTGCTGATGATGGTAATAGGAAATATTATATATTTCTCAGACTGTTGACAAAGGTGTCGACAGTCTATTTTTTATATGATAGAATAAAAGAGGCAAAAAGATTCCTATTTTACCCAAAAACATATGGTTCTTTTTGCCTTTTATAATGCTCAAAATGGTATAATAAAAGTGGGTAAAATAGGAGTGATTACATATGGCAATGACAAGAAGAAACAACAAAAACGATAGTATTATATTAAATACAATAGAAGAATTAGTACCGCAGGATCATGATGTCAGAATGCTGGAAAGCTGTATCGACTGGAATTTTATCTACCCTCTTGTAGAAAATCTTTACAGTGATGTTGGAAGACCAAGCATAGATCCTGTGGTTCTTTTTAAAATGATCTTCATCAATATTATTTTCGGAATAGGTTCAATGAGAAAGACCTGCAGAGAAATACATGTAAACCTTGCGTATCGCTGGTTTCTGGGAATCTCCATGATGAAAGGGTGCCAAATTATTCTACCTGGAGTCAAAACTATATCCGAAGATACGGTGACAGTGAAGTGTTTGAAGAGATCTTTGATCAGATTCTAAAACAGGCAATCTCTTATGGCTTTGTAGATATGGAAACTGTATATGGAGACTCCACACACCAAAAGGCAAATGCGAATAAAAACAAGTATACAGATGAAGAAGTTGAAATCATGAAGAAAATATATGAAAACGATCTGCTGGATGAGATAAACAGGGATCGTGAGGAACATGGGAAGAAACCAATTAAAAAAAACGAAAAAGAAGAATTAAATTTTGATGAAGAAACGGGAAAATTGAAAAGGGACATACAAACAAAGCATATCAAAATTAGTAAAACAGATTCAGAGAGTGGCTGTTTCCATAAAGGTGAAAAAGAAAAATGTTTTGCTTATTCACATCAAACATTTTGCGATAGAAATGGATTTGTACTGGCAAGCGTATGTGTTGCGGGAAACGTACATGACAGCGTGTCTTTCTTTTCAGCGTATAAAGTATTAAACGATAAATATATGGATCAAATAAAAAATGTATGTCTGGATGCGGGATATATAACACCAGCAATATGTAAGATGATATTAGAAAATGGGCAAAAAATGTATGCGCCTTATAAAAGACCAATGACAAAGAAAGGATATTATAAGAAGTACGAGTATGTATATGATGAAGGATATGACTGTTATCTGTGTCCAAATAATAAGGTGCTGTCATACAGCACGACAAACAAGCTTGGATATAAAGAATACAAATCAAATCCAAAGGATTGTGAGAACTGTCCTTTAAGAGGAAGATGTACATCATCAAAGAACTTTCAGAAAGTAGTGACACGTCATGTATGGGAGGAATACCGGGAGGAGGTAATGGATGAGATAAGACATACACCGGAATGGAAAGAAATCTATCCAAGGCGTAAAGAAAGCATAGAGAGGGTGTTCGCAGACTGTAAAGAACATCACACGTTGAGATATACCAGGTTAAGAGGGCTACAAAAAAATCAGCATCAGTCGCTGATGATTTTTGCGTGTTATAATCTAAAAAGAATGTCCAGATGGAGATGGAAAAGCATCTCTAAAACTGTACAAAATCTAATAAAAAGCACAATTTTAAATTATTTTAAGAAAAAAGAAAAGCGATACTTGTTTATAAGTACCACTTTGTCAACAATCTGGGAAATATTATATATTTCTTTTTCTTTATAATAAACATGAATTGCAAGGGATTGCTGCTTTTGATTTAAATGCACTTTATATGTACTTGAATCTTTTTCACATAAGTTTCCTTTTGTGTCAAAATAAAGCCAATCTTTCTCTATAGGACGATCATTTTTATACAGTTCTATTAAATTTCCTGCAATACTGGATGCTTCTTTTTTTCGTATGCTTTCCTCATTTATCGTATCTGCTTTCACAAACAATTGTACACAAATAGCACTAGCTAGTGAGAAAAACAGAAAAGCTACAATAAGCTCCATTAAGAAAAGTCCACTTTTACTGTGCTTCATGTTGTTTTCCTCCTAACAGAGATACATAATAAGTCTTTGTTTCTTTTTGATATGTGATATTGATCGTAAGAAGAGAATCTTTGATGGTAAAAGTTACATCATCAGCTTCCAGTATATTTTCTCCATCTTCAATTTCAAAGTCTTCTTCATCTGATATCAGCAGTTCTTTTACATATCCTTTATAAGCATATAAATAAGTCGTATATGGTTTTCCCTCATAAGAATCATGTAAGCATAAAATGTCATGTCCTTCTACCTGCATAGTATCTATGGCATCTATCGATAGATTTTGGTGTATTTTTTCCTGCAGATAGTCTGCCAAGGTCATTTGATTGAAATTGTATTCTAGTGTATCTGCAGTTTTCGCATATACATGGCTGCCAATATAAACAACGGCTAG encodes:
- a CDS encoding Maf family protein; protein product: MLHRKLILASASPRRKELMEDIGFPFTIACAEIEEVLQKDIPVEKAIEQIALSKAQNVFLRNPEAMVLGCDTVVCYGKEVLGKPKDKDDAYRMLKMLSGKTHRVISAVALLQKGHCDVFHDVSEVTFYDLDDDLISYYLSLDEPYDKAGSYGIQGKGKLLVKELRGDYFSVMGLPVAKVYRLLKKYEK
- a CDS encoding Abi family protein: MTKPFKTIDEQIAILKSRGLTFSNEETAKKYLLCNNYYNVINYYSKFFMDSNDHYINGTSFDEISHIYYFDKEIKGIFFKAILEIEKKFKSMIAYYFSENHRENYSYLIANNFKDDNIIEVTQTIAGLSRIITKKAKEKSPNSIKHYMNQHNNVPLWVLINYMTLGETITFYKHMKDSEKNKIAKTFSGFLSENIEYQNIKLTYKHIISFLDNIREIRNIVAHGNKFLDYTCRKNTLYINELHSNYGILPNSSRQNIYNTFIVMQVFMSRNQFAITSNSLRSRMVQLKKKIKTVDHNLILNALGFPKDWQDYPKLPQD
- a CDS encoding holin; its protein translation is MKIKKYAFKSWLKAASIRALKTMAQSAIGMIGASTMIQDVNWIMIVSSVVLAGVLSVLTSIAGLPEVPELTEE
- a CDS encoding GH25 family lysozyme; translation: MTLKFIDVASYQAGLDLSKIQTDGVMIKATEGIGYVNPYCDEFFQQGLKLGKLLGVYHFARNASGNTPQKEADYFIQHTKGYIGKAIPVLDWEDKNTGEVTWAFQWLQIVEKAYGCKPWIYMSEYVENSHNWKKVAEAGYGLWIAKYRDNVIDKNWDMKNAGPIPTVKDWKFYAAWQWTSSLVLDGWSGKLDGSIFYGDKNAWRKYINNEIKPLPPKPNSTKYKTGDIVNINGIYISKEKLKPAITSGTITKIYPEAKNQYLIGNGTGFVNDSCIIGIHSSKVLKVGMKAKPKKAVSYDGINLDSSVTKKSYKVIEIKGKRVVLGDGLNTAFHIDNLSY
- a CDS encoding DUF2812 domain-containing protein, with protein sequence MEIKSKKELIDYINKISQKLSKQAKNLKNNLQELVLKLKEHKLPELKKVRDENQVKKYRIFFVSDMDEEEAFLHEMSIKGMHFKEKKGIRYIFDKGEPSNSFYHLGYYEKDKMDGERYLKNYEEAGWKSVFHEKAEFDGTWHYFRLDLPENEVAPQIFSDRISRMALYQRLLASWQTLIVMLVVCLLIMSGIFVFTLMNPSNAQRMILVLCLLVILLTAGAVLLYLYIYLKVHAKYQEFTYKYGKRQFE
- a CDS encoding type IV pilus twitching motility protein PilT — protein: MNIQELLQRSVEQNASDIFIIAGQPVTIKVFHQMHTLEEKRLLPDDTRILITQIYEFASNRSQDKLQEKGDDDFSFSIAGLSRFRVSTYKQRGSYAAVIRVISFALPDPESIGIPQNIIKLADIKKGLVLVTGPAGMGKSTTQACMIDYINKTYAKHIITLEDPIEHLHSHKKSIVSQREISIDSESYVNALRAALRQAPDVILLGEMRDYETINIALTAAETGHTVISTLHTLGAATTIDRIIDVFPANQQHQVRLQLAMSLETVISQQLVPSADGKLIPVFEIMNTTPAIKNLIRENKIHQIDAMLTSSGNSTMTSMENSLYELYKKGNITQETALLYATNPEVMKRKLNIR
- a CDS encoding DUF4860 domain-containing protein; this encodes MKEKQKHTIDFVFVLLVFCVFTMSSLAVVYIGSHVYAKTADTLEYNFNQMTLADYLQEKIHQNLSIDAIDTMQVEGHDILCLHDSYEGKPYTTYLYAYKGYVKELLISDEEDFEIEDGENILEADDVTFTIKDSLLTINITYQKETKTYYVSLLGGKQHEAQ